Sequence from the Ursus arctos isolate Adak ecotype North America unplaced genomic scaffold, UrsArc2.0 scaffold_20, whole genome shotgun sequence genome:
TGTGCATCTTGTATATATACTCTACTCAAGTCTCTAGCTAACCTCTGAACTTGGATGTGCTGGATAGATTCTAAGCAGCTCAGTTAAGGCTAAAATAACTGGAATGAGATTGCAGAGTTTGGCTTGAGTTCAgccatgaaataaaatatttttactcttcAAGGGAACGTAAGAGAATCCAGAGACTCTATATTATTCAAAATCTCCAGGATACAATCTAAATGTATTAGATATGAAAAAGCAGGAAATTGTAGCCATACTAAATGCAATCAATGGAGATCAATTTTGATACGACCCAAGTTTGGAACTAGCAGACACAGATTTTAAGCATCAATTAAAACTATGCTCAAaagtatagaagaaaatataagggaTAAGGCAATGGCATCTGGCACACATGTTTGCGTTTACACACTCTATTCTTTGTATAAAATAGCAGTACTTATAAAAACAGTGATGACAGAAAGTCGCTCAATTATACACACTAAAAAGGAGCATTGAATTCAAATTCGGTTTGTAGGACATTCATTCATGTACCTTGCTGGGTCCTAGAAGAGCAATGAAAAATCAGATGTGGTTCTTCTATTCACAGATCTTAGAGTTGACACGAACCCAAACAACTATATTCTAAGGCCAAAAATAATGCATTTCATTACAGCAGTACTTAAAAGCAGTCTAAGTCCCAGAGATAGATAGATTTATTCCCAGATTAGTGGTGGATAAGATCTAAAGGAAGGCTTTAAGAAGGAGGGACAGATGACATGGACCTTAAAAgatgcttaaaatttttatttgcgGGCGTAATGGGACAGGGGTGAGTATCCAGTAGTATACAGTGAAGAAGGGTCTGCATATAGCGGAATGAAGTAGCCATCTTTGGCTGGAGGGTTTAGTTTGTGACAATGGTGGTGGGAGATAACGTATGATAATGTAGACAGGCCCAGATTGCAAAATGCTGCGCTTCTAAAAGCAATAAGGAatcaattaaaaagacaagacacaaaaGCCCAACATCATTTCCTTTGAAAACTACAAATCCAAGAAGGATTTccattatttattgtttatgatTTTCACAACCACCTAATACAAAAAGTAAATGGATAGCTCTTATAATTTAGTGTAGTTCTCTTTAGTCTATTGAGGATTAAGTTACCGGATGATAGATTTGAGCAAGAAAAGGATTAAGAAATGTGCTATGAAATCACTTAACAGTTTGGTTACAAGATATATCAGAGAGTTTATGGTTTCATAAAATAGCTCACTGTACGTACTTAAAAGAGTCCACTACTCCCTTGGGTATGGGTGGGGCAAATTGAATTCCACCTTTACAAATTAAAATCCATGcataaaatacaaattagtaTTAAATTATATGTTTCTAAGTTTGCAGAAATAAGCAATTACTTCTTTCCTAAGGAGCTTTTGTGGCCTTTTTTGACAAGGAAATTCAGGAGATTCTGTTTTCAGCTTATTATCAGACAGTTATGAAATcacattgaaatttttaaaatattgacaataaaGGCAGGTCATGAAAAAATATCTTGAAGCCTAAtaataagtaagaaaataaatcctttttgagtaatatgtttttataatatcTCAGTAGCTTCGAGTGTGGAAGCAATAACCGGgagtattttaggtttttgtaATGTCAGAATATCTTAGCACCAGAGTATCTCAGAACAGGAAGGACaataggattttatttctttgtactcATAATGCTTATTGTATCCTTCATGTTACAGCTAATGACTTTAAGACAAAGAGATAGATAAATGGCCTTGGACACATTTTGTTGCTTACAAGCAAATTATTACATGAtatttatttgactttaaaaagCTAATGTaccatccatttcttttttcccctatatttgTTTTGCAGCACGGAGTGGTGTCTGGTTAATCTATTCTGATATGCACATAAATATTCCCTATATTCTACAATTtcataaaatgcattttgtttagcgcacctgggtggctcagtcagttcaggtcatgatcccagggtcctgggattgagccccacatcgggctccctgctcagcggagagcctgcttctccctctgcctctccccacacccactcatgctccctccctctctctctctctctcaaataaataatcttaaaaaaaaggacattttgttTAGAACACTTCCTTCAATGGCCATATGTAATGTTCTGTGAAAACAAGGCTTATCCCAGATATAAGTCACTGTCTTTGAGATAAAGTTGTCCAAGAACatttagctttgttttgttttgtcttgctttGGGTGTTCTGATAGGCACTTTGTGTTCTATAACTCTGAGATTTTTGTCACTCTCCGTGGTCTCTCTTCGAGCAATCACTTACACCTAAATTCCCTGAGCGACAAGCTCAaacctgtctctctctttgttgaaCCATCTCCTTAGGTGCCATTTAATACGATTCATTGCACTAAAAACTATACAACAAAATAGGACTTATAGTTACAGTTTGACCCCAACTCATGATCAAGATAAAGAAATGTCATGTAGGCATCATTTAACTCAACACATTGCTTTCTTGCTTGTTGCTATGGTTTACTATCAATTTTGCTCACGAGCACGAtttctaacaacagtctttaatGGTGCATGCCTAATTTGTTACTCGGTTTTCACACTGAGTTATAAGATCAAGCAATAAGAATAACACAGAGAATGCTGCcaacacatttcttctttttttacaatCTGACCAGTGATTAAATACAGACTATTTGATGCTTTACCTCTCTGCTGTTCCTTTTACACTGATTGAGAAAGTCTTGAAACACCTAGGGTTTTGGACTTCCATGCTCAAACCTTAGACAATGCCAGTCCAACTCCTTTCAGTTCTTAGGTGAAGAAACCAATAAAtacttcccattttcttcttttcacataCTCCACAGGCAACGTGTCCTTAAAGCAGTGTCAGGTCTGTCCCTCTCTGATTTACATCTGTGAGTTGAACCAAACTGTAATTGGCCTACAGCTGCACATATAAAATACTCTGTTACACAAGCATCTCACTTTTCCCTGCATGGAAACATCAGTCCAAGGCCTCATCTTCTAATGGAGGTAAGGGATTTGAATTgatgcctcagtttactcatcaaCATCTCCCTGAAGTGATCTCCCATAAGGAAATAGAAGACGGGGTTGATGGTACTGTTCAGAAAGGCCAAAGGCCGAGTCACAATATAGAAGGAGTTGATGGCGGCCTGAGCGCATTGGTATTTCCTCCACTTCTCCAGGCGTGAAGCGATCCTCACGTTCCGCATGATGTGGTAGGGAGTAAAAAGCACGGAGAAGATCACAACTGCCATGATGACTAAGGTGAGAGGCTTTTCAAGGGGCAAAGCAGTAGCAAGCTGCCTGCTCCTCTGCTTTAGGAAAAGCGCAATCTTGAAATAAAAGAAGCACATCACCAAAAGAGGAATGACGAATCCCAAGAACGTTAGACACATGCTGTAAATGAGGCTGTTTTGGGGGTCCCCAGAACTTGCATAATCAATACAGTTGGTGCCATTGGCAGCTATATTAGGATTTATAAGAGGAAGTATGGGCAGTAGCTCTAAGGTTACtaaaacccaaatagccaaagacaTTAAGACAGCAAACTCCTTCTTTTGCAGAAAGTGTTCCCGGAAAGGATACTTCATGAGCAGGTATCGATCAATGCTGataaaagtgagaaaaagaatgCTGGTGTAGAGATTGGCATGAAGCACATACCGGTTGCTTATACAGAGCATGTCCCCATATATCCACTTTCCATGAGAATAACTTCTAATCAGCATGGGAAGCGTGCACAAAAAAGCCAAGTCTGAGATAGAGAGGTTAAAGAGATAAACGTTACTGCTATTCCAATTCTTCAGACAGAAGAGGTAGCCAAAAACAACAGCACTATTCCCCAGGAGTCCCACAGCAAACTCGATCCCATAAAAAATGGAAAGGTAGTACTTTTCCAGGGCAGCCTCTGCCGCCAGCCAATTTGGGCAAGATGTGTTCCACtcctaaagaagagaaagagaagtttaAAACACTAGACTATGACTAAAGACAAAACTGCAcagaacataataataatatttaaaaaacacttaaaatttgaACTACGAAAGGTTGATTGTATTAGGAAGGAGCACACATACATACGTATTCATATACGGATAATACTATATAAATAATACTAAcgtattattttaacaaatatttattgaataccttcgatctatatgctaggcactggggataacAGCACTGAGTCAAAGTTCCTAATCTCAAACAATTTATACTCTCTGGGCTAGaaccaggaaaaaacaaatgcatGTCATATAATGGTAAAAAATATCCCAGACATAAAGGAAAGCACACACAAAGGCCTGGAGGTGGAAACACACATAGAGGACTTGACAAATAGCAAAGAGGCCAAGAAACGGTGCCACGAAATAAGTGGAGCATCTCATTCCTTCTTCTGTCTCCAGCTGTTCAACCACAGCTGTTCCACCAAGTCTGCTGAGTTAGATTTAATTGAACCACAACCTAGGAGAGGACACAGGAATTCTAACTCCACTCTTGCTATTTTAATAGATCTTATTTTGTTTCCATATTGTCAAAGAATTGTGGCTATTTTACTAAATCTGAATATaattccagtttcaaaacatgatttttttaaacttgaaaatatGAAGCTTAAAATCTTAGTAATGATAACAAGAGTGGCCACAATTTGCTGAAAGCTTATAGTATATCTAAGCAACATCCTTGAAGTCAGCTGTAGCTTATCTCCAATAACAACGAAGCTACCAAGTCTTGCTGCCTGCCGTGTTTGACTATTTCTCGAGTCCATCACCTTCATCACCATTCTAGTCCAGGCCACCATGATCTTTGTCTTAGACTGTATTGTGTCTTCTATGGTCTCCTCACATCTTCTCTGGCTCCCTTTCAGTCCACCTTCAACCTGAGAGCCAGACAATCTTGAAAACTATAACCAAAATTCGGATCATATTAACTCTCCTCAGCCAAAACACTTAAATGTCCTTCCACTGTCTAGGTAATAAAGTCTGAATCCTTGATGAGGATTTAAGGCATGTATGATTTGGCTCCTGTAGGCCACTTCAGCCTTACCTAGCATGACTTGCCTCCTTGCTCTCCTTCTTCCTATCCTTTGAATGCACAGAGAACTTCCCCAATGCTTAGTTCACCGAATCCCTTCTCACTGACCTTTTCCCCCGTGACCCTTGCCCCATCACGTACACTGCCCTTATATCTGCACATCAGTTTAAGTGTGGGCTTCCCAAGACAGACTCTCTGACCCACCAGTCAAGATTCAGTTCCCCCATTTTATGCGCTCATTGTAAACTACGTTTCTTCAAATTTCTTGCAACTTTAACTTACTCGTGTTTATCTTCTACATCTGGCATAGAGCCTACCAGATAGGAGATGGTCTGTAAAGGCTTGCTGCGTGGAGACGGAAATAAACATTTGACtgtttggaaaacacttttataaatatttcctctAAGGTCAGATAAGCCCATTCATTGCTCTATCTCAGTATAAATCTTGTGCTGCACATAATATGACTAATATTCAAAATGGGCAATTGTAGTAGTTAGGTAGCTTTTTTTAGACACACATTCGTCAAAGGTAAAATTTCATGTATATCTTCAggatcatttttttaagtaaggttaatttaaaaattaggaatttaTATCTGAATTTAATAAGTATCAGAAAGTCTAGGATATGTACCAAGGTATTAAGAGTTTTATCACTAGGGATGAGATACGAATAATTTTTAATGTgtcctttttcctttcagtttatctggattttctgtttgtttctccaAATAACCATGTATTTGATACTATCGGGATTTCTAGAATTATAACCAAAAGGCTAatggccttttttaaaaaatagactttgtTTTATAGGCTGGTGgtaaattttcactatttttttttaactctcttcccctctgctttcAATTCCAAGACTTCTGGAAGCACTCTCTTCCTTGCCTTCGATGATATAGCAATCTCCTTACtgtcctcctttttctctttatagaCTATTTGCCCAAGCTTTAAATGTCGGAGCTCCTCAGAGTTCAGATCTAGGCAACTTCGTTATCTTGGGATCACTCAAAACGCAGGTGCACACACTCAATGGAATATTAAGACAATAGTAAGTTTCCTTAAGcctcatttgtttcattttgaatttcctctttttctagtcCTCACTCTTACTTTTCTGATGATGCAGTTCTTAAATGCTCTGACTTATGTCAGTAGCTTCTGTGCAGCAGGAAGGCTTGACTGCCATGGGCAGGAAAAGAGAGCCATGAAGACATGTGCAAATCCATCTGCCAGGTTCCTGATATCTACCACTTGGGCAAGTCAGGGGCCGTGCTGCAGCCAGGCAAAAGTCTTCTGCTTCGAGCTGTCCACTGGGAATGGAGATTCAGAGAGGTAGTAGGGGTAGAGAATACCAGAACTGgaataaggaaaatgaatgaCTAGTCACCTTTGTCCTGCTCCTCGGGTtgctttatccttttttttaaaaaaataacttttaaaaatgcatgttattCTGTAACACTCACTAAGAAGATACAGGTaggcaaaaagaagaaatgaaaattgtcTGTAAACCAACTACTCCTAATATTTGGATATGCTCTTatagtttaatatttatttgaatttattttttacaaaaatgagatTGTGCTGTTTATgacattttataatctttttgatacttttactttattcttaaaataattttcttaagtcCTTAATATTAATAAACTGTGGTTTATAAATGCCAAGCTGTCTTATATTTGCTGGCCAATTTCAACCTCACCACGACCCACAATTTTCTGGGTATTAGAGTCCAAATTAGATGATGTTTGTAGTTGAGTGTGTTTCTAGTGTGGCCATTACAATTCTACAAATTGATGAACGAAGCTGATCTTTTAAGGGAATTCTTCAATTGAAGGGAAATTCCTCATGAAAAATTAATACTCTCTCTTCTACTTTCTAGtggttgtgtttttaatttttaggaaacaAATCTTGATGAATAGGTTATAGCTGTGTTGgatgaattatttttaactttttttttttagctattggTAATTAGAGCGAAATCTTTAATTATATATCCAAACATATATCTAAACCTGTTAGATTATTAAATTACAAACAATATTCCATTTACTCACATAAGCAAATCAGTAGTATGCGTTTTTAATTTGGAATAATGTTTCTTTCCCTGTAGTTCTAGTCAGCCTTTTGAAAATATACAGTTTTGaagcttaaatttaaaattatatttgatagCTTAttagttttaaattgttttttcttataattatcaCAATTAAACAAAGATCATTTGTGCATTTTAATCCTTGACTGATTCTTTAAGGCAAATTTACATGGCAATATGAGTATTTTTTAGCTAATTGCTATTTTCATTAATAAACaatttgaataaacaaatatatattcatactGAAAAGGTACAATCATTTAATATTGGTAACTTCACTTTTTATATATTCCAGAATTCACATCATAAGTCAAGGTACTAACAAGTGATAGTAAGGTATcaaattatatgtttaaaaattttttaaaaaataacaccaatTATAAAAAGTTCTGAAATGTATACTAGCAATAGTTTTTACAAGTTCCCATTTTTCCTTAGCGAATTATACTCTTGAACAATTGTAATTTTTACAAACATAATTGTCATTTTTACAAACATACatgttaaatttaatttttagaatgcCTGGAGAGTCCCTCTCACATACTGTTTTCTAaacatgaaatattatatatattgtttcaTATGATTTaagaactttaaatttttttctgtaagtagTTATATTTAAGTAAACCTGATTACTCTTTTTGTTGAAATATGTTACCAGTATGTTGTCACATTTAGCAAATGTGATAAAACTCTTTAGAATAAGTTTAGTATTTGGCAATTTAAAAAGACACtacattaagtaaaaaataaatgcaggagAAAAAATATGACTTCCTTTTAGTTATTCTAGTTGTTCTACATGTTATGAATGACAGTTCAGACAGTTCATTTGCACACTACTTAAAACTTACCTGCTCACAGGCCACTTTTAAAAGAAACCCTTAATGGGAAGCCCGGCATTACTTTGTATACCTGAGTGACATGAGTTGCATTATAACTTACCATTCCGTAGGAAGGCCCTGATCCCTTGACAGAAATTCTTTGCCAGCAACTTGATACAGCTTCTAACCCAATGCTGTGACACTGGACATAGTGAAGTCCAATTTGCATATCATGCAGACAAGATTAATAATTCAAAAGTCCAGGAATAATTTATTCAGTCAAACTTCCAAGTATAGTTCAAGGGCAACTTCCTGTGAGGTCAAGACACAAACACATTACGCATTTTACAAATAGAGTTTGTAAAGACTGCTGTTGAAATCATTTCTCTCACTGTCAAAACAACAGAGAAGCATTCGTTATTTGCATGTTGGTTTGCATATTTAAGGTTAACGTAGTTTATATTGGATATCCAATGCTTCtgcttttttctgcttttgccttatttttcaaATTGACAATTTTTAGTGAATTCTGCATTGGGTATAAAACTAAGCAGCCGATATCAATAATTTTGAGGGAgctttaaaactgaaattttaaaagcagatctGGGTATGTGTTCTGCCAGCGTTCCAGCAAAAGGGACACTAGAGCTTCAggtatttcccattttattttctgtgattaaAATCAAGAGACGCATAAAAAACACACATCAGATGGCTAGGGATTAGGGACAGAGGTGGTGTCTAAACAAGATAACCTCAGTACATGGCAATTCATTACACTCCAATCCATGCTGAGCAGATCTCCACTATTTCAGACAGGAAACACACCTTGCTTTTTCTGAGGATTATACTAGATTTATATTCAAGTAAACACTAGGTCTGCTTGGTTTGAAGCATCGGGTTTATGCTGAGAAAGTCCCTTGTTGTGCAGACAGTGGTCATTTCATTTGAATGCCAGAAAGTTGAATGTCGAGTTAGCAGTGACAGGCAGAAGCTCCAAGAGAAACTCCATTACAGCCAGTTCTTCCAGCCAAGCATTTCCCCTTTTCCAGTATATGAGAGCCCCAAacttagaaacttaaaaaaatatatatattatatatatgcacatatgtattacatacttaCACATGCatgaaatataaatgtatttatatgtgaAACGCATGtgtatttatatcagacaagGTCTCTGTCATTTGCTGGGTTCTTACTATATTCTAGGGATTGCACTAAGCACCTTTATGTACTGAATGCTTACAAAAACTCTCCAACGTtgctactatttttaaaattttcccattttatggattaaaaaacagaggctcagagaggttaattaactttTCCAAGATCACAGAATCTATACGAAGAGGGACCTGAGTCTAAACCTATACATTTTGATTCTAAAACAACCTGCTCTGATTCTTGATTGCCTACAAAATTGAATGATAATACCTTTAACGTACACTGCAGATTGAACCAAAGTTCAAGAATTAATGAAAACCATTTTTCAGAAATGCAACTTCTTcctacttttaaaaggaaaaaaagactaaaaacatCATTTTTGTCTATAATTATAAAGGGCAAAAAGCAAAGAATTTGGAGGACCAGTGCCAGGCTTATTAATTTAAACATAAATGAATATGGCTTATCTCCAAACGACCAAGGCACATGGATCTattcataatatatgtatatatatatttcatatatgatTTATTCATCATATAATATattcatcatatatatatttcatatatattcgCCATTCTGATGAAAGCCAAGTGCTATTCCCTCTTTGTGGGGCGGTGTGAGTTCCCCAGAACTTCCTCTTTCATCTCCCCACATCCTGAGTCTGGACTTCTAAGATGAAAAGTGTTCTCTACTTCTCCTTTCTCATAAAGCAAGTGATCAGACTTGTGGCCTGGTCGCCTTACTTCCCTCCCAGGTCTTACTTCACTACAGGTCCCATTGCCTCAGGATGCTTTTAATGGAGAGGCTAGAGTGACTCTGGGACGGACTTAATAAAAGGTCTCCAGTAATTCTATTCGATTCATATTATGAGTCTTTATTCAGGTCTACAGGAGGGAACCGAACAGAGTCAAGGCCAGAGTCAGGGTTATGGGCTCTGTGAGAAGGGCTCATGTCATGAGTGTGCTAACTTTTAGCCACACAGGACCTGATGCTGTAAAGGACCACACACTTGACTTAATGCTCAACTGTCGCATTCcaactgaaatttttaataacCTTTTAACAAGGGgccctgtattttcattttgctctggGCTCTGCAAATTAGGTAGCAGTCTTGTCTGTGAGCACACATCTAGAACATCATTTCTAGTCAGCATATAAAATTTCAACAGGGaaaaggttttggttttggggttttgttttgttagaaatAAGGTGACATGTTGAAACTTACTGCTGGAGAAgcaatgaaaattttaaaggcaATCAAGTTTGCAGTATAATTTACTGCTTAAGAGGTAATACCACATACTGTTAAGAGCAGATGCCCTGGAGGCAAATGGCCCCCTTTCAAATCTTAGCTTCATGGCTTTCTACtgctcagttttcttgtctgtaaaggAGGGATACTAGAAGTGCCAGTCTCATGGAGTTGGTATGTATATAGTAGAAGCACATAGTCtctctatataatatatagtacGGGTATATATTAATTGCTACATAAATGCTGACTATTCTAGAGGTTCATAACAAATGAGAAGGAGACCTCTTCAAAATGATCATGTCAATCCAATGTCATCAATGTTAGAAAATTTGCTGCCCAGGAATGTCCCTTTAAAATGACCCTATAAAAGCCagcatggttaaaaaaaaaaaaagaagaagaagaagaattctaATTCTGTCCTTGTCTCTTACTTTCTGTGTGGTCTTTGAAAAGGCAAcataattcagtttcctcatttggaaaagaGGAATAATTTTTCTTACCCCGTAAACCTCATAATGTTCGTTGTATCAAATGAGATATTACGTGAAAACACGATGGGCCAGGAATGCAAGAGCAGTTCAGGTAAACTAGGAGCACTCAGCAGGAAActcaagaggaaaaataaaagggtGGGGCAGACAACCAAAATAGTAATTAAAACCAATGTTAATAATCAGTCTAACGTTTTCGGAACACTCACTCTGTAACAACACTGTGCGTGCCTTAGTTCCTTTAATACTCACTAGGATTCACTGCAGTATAGACTGTTACTATCCctaattttcagatgaagaaactgaggaggaACAAAGTTTAAATAATTATCCACAATCACACAGCTCCTAAGTGCATGGGTTATAATTTGAAGTCTTATCCTGACCAAGTCTCTGTTATTTTGTCCCTCTCATGATAAAGAAGGAAATATGGGGTCAAAACATAAAATGACTATTGTTGGATATTTTTTTACTCTACATATGGCACTTTCATGTGTTTTGGCCTAATAAAAGTCAGTTTAAAACTAACACTAAGTTTAATTGTTGGTATTATATTTACTGGTTATCAAATTTAATTATCTGCCATCTAAATAGAATAGAGCATTTTAGATAAGAAACCAGAAATGTTGGAAATGAGTAAGCAAAGCGTTTACAGGAAGGTTCTACTAGTGACATCCTTGAGTGTGTTTGGAAGATATACTTCTTTAAATAGCATAAACATGTCTGTGTGGAAAACAAGCTGGTCTAAGGGGCACAGGGATCTTCAAGGAATCACAAGCAGGGAAATAAAAAGGACGATTCAATTCAAGGAACTTCTCCTAAACCTGTAAGGGTGGTAACAGTATTATTGCTTTACAATTAATATTGCAACTCCACAAAGAGGTTGAAATGAATCAAGAAAATTATTGAGGAGGATATTTTGGTGTTGCTGTACTGGGTGGACATACCCAGGACTCCATGATTATTTTCCTATCCAATTATGGTTTTACACAAGAAATTAAGAGAGCagcaagacagaaaacataaTAGAGGGTATATGTGGATGGCTCTTAACTCTTCCAGCTTGCAGATTCTAGAAACCAAACAATCTATTGACCAAATTTGCTTTACCAAGGAAAGTTGTCCATTCAAGATAGGCACGTAAGCTAAAGCAAAGCTATCTGTTTCCTCTTCACATAAAAATCGTTGTCATGTAAGAGTCACATTAGTAATGCAGATTTGTATACCATTGTTGccagcattttttcttttatcgtGCAACTGAGAAAAATGTGACATGTTTGTTATTTTGGGGCATAATTCAAAGAAATTGTTTTCTGCTGAATTAAAATATGTTACTTGTTAAAAGTATCTGGCAACAGCTGAAAAAGTTCTAAGTTCTTTGAACTATTAATAGTAAACCCAGAAACACAACAAAGTCACCTTTTAATTTTCAGCTTATATTCAGATTCCAACagctaaatgattttttaatgataGATGGTAAACTTAATCACAGGTGTTTCCCAACAAAAATAATGTTCTCTTGTTTCTTTGATATGAACTTTAAACATTTGTGTGAAATATAGggacaatttttgttcttaaCAGTCACTAAGGCACAACTTTTTGATTAAAAGAAGAGAGTTTGcctgaaatactgaaataatttattcatttgttaattgGCTATTCAACTACTCAGTCTTTTCCGGTCACATTATAGTATTTTGTATAAATATGCTTGAGTCTTGGaatattttgcattatttatgaaaacaaaacaaaaaacagctagTCCATTGTTTTGACGTCCATATAAGCACTTTCGGTTGGGTACTAATTAACCATTCCCCATCTCGCATTCCTTGTTTGCTCTAATTCATCATTTACCTTTGGAATAAGGAATAAGAAGTCAGTTTGATTGAATCTCACTGAGCactttaataattaaattgagaGGCTTTCAAAATTCCCTAGAGTATGGGAAATACGTTCATTAAGAGAGCTAAGTGCTTTGTGAGTGCATGATAGGTTAAATTAAGGAAATTGCCTGCCCCATTAATAAAACATTTAGTGGTGTAATTCTCCTGTTTTAGTATCTTTACCTCTGCAACATACTCATTGATGCAATTATTAATTTTGAAGTATGTTTTATGCTAACTTACTATACTGCAAACTAATAATATTTGATTTCACTGTTAGGCCAATATTGGAATATATGTAGTGTAATGAAGAATTTGCAAGCTGTAGTAGTTCTGACAATTGC
This genomic interval carries:
- the SUCNR1 gene encoding succinate receptor 1, translating into MQIGLHYVQCHSIGLEAVSSCWQRISVKGSGPSYGMEWNTSCPNWLAAEAALEKYYLSIFYGIEFAVGLLGNSAVVFGYLFCLKNWNSSNVYLFNLSISDLAFLCTLPMLIRSYSHGKWIYGDMLCISNRYVLHANLYTSILFLTFISIDRYLLMKYPFREHFLQKKEFAVLMSLAIWVLVTLELLPILPLINPNIAANGTNCIDYASSGDPQNSLIYSMCLTFLGFVIPLLVMCFFYFKIALFLKQRSRQLATALPLEKPLTLVIMAVVIFSVLFTPYHIMRNVRIASRLEKWRKYQCAQAAINSFYIVTRPLAFLNSTINPVFYFLMGDHFREMLMSKLRHQFKSLTSIRR